One Tubulanus polymorphus chromosome 5, tnTubPoly1.2, whole genome shotgun sequence DNA segment encodes these proteins:
- the LOC141905008 gene encoding uncharacterized protein LOC141905008 isoform X1 yields the protein MEKAAMAAFKRDVVNDPSMAALYGVKIKDPENAAKYRDKYKAKAPLTAPPKKPQAPPKKPKKHELFGPAPKPPEVQEEWFEAKTEEGYSYYWNSVSAESTWERPTSGIVHMLDSIAAETESPGIENITATEDNPSSTIQETDRDSSIAELEDNGDEKVEDTAPTVDLKERSEESSVASATAAIIGVEISIKDIPIPGEMPAVTPSPAEVTPTQTAEPVPKKSRSSAYGSWVTVQKPKVKLPDLQLPKSNYEVNAPPQQSASPPDIPKFKFKEKIVTLSKNAKAITEPVSFKKRKMAGSRNIRRRDEED from the exons ATGGAAAAG GCAGCTATGGCGGCCTTTAAGAGGGATGTCGTGAATGATCCATCAATGGCAGCTTTATATGGAGTGAAGATAAAAGATCCAGAAAATGCTGCAAAGTATCGTGATAAGTATAAAG CAAAAGCACCACTGACAGCTCCACCTAAAAAACCGCAAGCTCCACCAAAAAAACCGAAAAAACATGAATTATTTGGCCCCGCTCCAAAGCCACCGGAAGTTCAGGAAGAATGGTTTGAAGCTAAGACTGAAGAAGGCTATAGTTATTACTGGAATAGTGTCTCCGCAG agTCAACATGGGAGAGACCTACAAGTGGCATAGTTCATATGTTGGATTCGATAGCAGCCGAGACTGAAAGTCcaggaattgaaaatataacagCTACTGAAGACAATCCATCGTCAACAATTCAGGAGACAGACAGAGACAGTTCAATTGCTGAATTA GAAGACAATGGAGATGAAAAAGTTGAAGACACTGCTCCTACTGTGGATTTAAAAGAGCGAAGTGAAGAAAGTAGTGTTGCCAGCGCTACTGCAGCTATCATCGGTGTTGAGATATCAATAAAAGATATTCCGATTCCTGGAGAGATGCCAGCAGTCACACCCTCTCCTGCCGAAGTCACTCCCACACAAACTGCAGAACCAGTTCCGAAAAAAAGTCGGTCCAGTGCATATGGATCTTGGGTTACTGTTCAGAAACCGAAAGT GAAATTACCAGATTTACAGCTACCAAAATCGAATTATGAAGTAAATGCCCCACCTCAACAGTCGGCTTCACCTCCAGatattccaaaattcaaatttaaagagAAAATAGTAACTTTATCAAAAAATGCTAAAGCTATCACAGAGCCGGTTAGTTTTAAAAAACGCAAAATGGCCGGTTCTCGGAATATACGCAGACGTGATGAGGAAGATTGA
- the LOC141905008 gene encoding uncharacterized protein LOC141905008 isoform X2, whose amino-acid sequence MATYWKSQPKKFCDFCKCWIADNKPSVDFHEKGKRHQENVSKRISEVRKRGGETEKKKQQESDDFKAMEKAAMAAFKRDVVNDPSMAALYGVKIKDPENAAKYRDKYKAKAPLTAPPKKPQAPPKKPKKHELFGPAPKPPEVQEEWFEAKTEEGYSYYWNSVSAESTWERPTSGIVHMLDSIAAETESPGIENITATEDNPSSTIQETDRDSSIAELEDNGDEKVEDTAPTVDLKERSEESSVASATAAIIGVEISIKDIPIPGEMPAVTPSPAEVTPTQTAEPVPKKSRSSAYGSWVTVQKPKVKLPDLQLPKSNYEVNAPPQQSASPPDIPKFKFKEKIVTLSKNAKAITEPVSFKKRKMAGSRNIRRRDEED is encoded by the exons AGTGTTGATTTCCATGAGAAGGGCAAAAGACATCAAGAAAATGTCAGTAAAAGAATTTCTGAG GTTCGAAAGAGAGGCGGGGAAACTGAGAAAAAGAAGCAACAAGAGTCTGATGATTTTAAAGCTATGGAAAAG GCAGCTATGGCGGCCTTTAAGAGGGATGTCGTGAATGATCCATCAATGGCAGCTTTATATGGAGTGAAGATAAAAGATCCAGAAAATGCTGCAAAGTATCGTGATAAGTATAAAG CAAAAGCACCACTGACAGCTCCACCTAAAAAACCGCAAGCTCCACCAAAAAAACCGAAAAAACATGAATTATTTGGCCCCGCTCCAAAGCCACCGGAAGTTCAGGAAGAATGGTTTGAAGCTAAGACTGAAGAAGGCTATAGTTATTACTGGAATAGTGTCTCCGCAG agTCAACATGGGAGAGACCTACAAGTGGCATAGTTCATATGTTGGATTCGATAGCAGCCGAGACTGAAAGTCcaggaattgaaaatataacagCTACTGAAGACAATCCATCGTCAACAATTCAGGAGACAGACAGAGACAGTTCAATTGCTGAATTA GAAGACAATGGAGATGAAAAAGTTGAAGACACTGCTCCTACTGTGGATTTAAAAGAGCGAAGTGAAGAAAGTAGTGTTGCCAGCGCTACTGCAGCTATCATCGGTGTTGAGATATCAATAAAAGATATTCCGATTCCTGGAGAGATGCCAGCAGTCACACCCTCTCCTGCCGAAGTCACTCCCACACAAACTGCAGAACCAGTTCCGAAAAAAAGTCGGTCCAGTGCATATGGATCTTGGGTTACTGTTCAGAAACCGAAAGT GAAATTACCAGATTTACAGCTACCAAAATCGAATTATGAAGTAAATGCCCCACCTCAACAGTCGGCTTCACCTCCAGatattccaaaattcaaatttaaagagAAAATAGTAACTTTATCAAAAAATGCTAAAGCTATCACAGAGCCGGTTAGTTTTAAAAAACGCAAAATGGCCGGTTCTCGGAATATACGCAGACGTGATGAGGAAGATTGA